ctcgtgcctaggtgaatccggaagccgcataggccgtcgcagggcccatccaaactccatcacgcccacccttgcctggatgcgtcagctagaggaaagctacactacaagcccagccgttgcccacgctggcttgtggtaagcacgataagttcttccagggcatcccgcgaaccggtccttaattgccatgggtgcgactagcaaaaccatgcacccacagcccaccattcagtcgcattttagttggataattacgaccatgaagcatggccagatgtctcgagcacgcagctcattctgatactaaaaaggtctaatactgtaattatcccatcaactgagctagtggtaattaagcatggctaagcatacagttctagctaggtcacataagtaacatgagctagtcgatttattacccaaggttgacaaaggacagatatcaagtaaacatggcacacgcaagcagataggtaatacccgaatcccatgtaattagcaagacatgcatgtttatttgtaaacggtaaaacatttataaattgggatcaacatgttcaaggggaatgtgtgacttgccttgcttcttcaaaaaaatcttccgaactcttttcctcgcgaccgcggacttccgaaacaacggattctacacgctggcacgcaaaacgaggaaaaactctaataaaaaccaagaaaatagtacataaaaagtaaacaaacatgtagagctcaattttagatgaattttgcaagttgaacggcACAATTcagagttcgaatgaattagatatgaattttagaagttttgagccatttaaatgaatttctagaattatcatcgaattatgacgcaattattatttatttttccaaaggaaaagagacggctgacgtcatcaagagAAAGGGgcgcgccgacaggtgggccccgcacgtcagcggcacaggggagggcgcacggtggactcggtccaccgcgGCCTGGGCGGCACCATGGACCCGGACCACGGGAGTGGTCCACGGGCGGCCAAAGCACGGGCGCGACGAGGagccggctcggccgagcctTGGAGCGACGACGCGCGCGGCTACCAGCGACGGCtaccggcgggcggcgcggggagcggcgaaggagggagagaaggagggaggagggtgctcaccgagctggcgccgacgaggGGCGGCCGCCATGGGGCATGGCGACGGCCGATGGCCGTCGGCGGCGTGCTCCCTGGgatggaggcgaggcggcgctccGGTGACGGGAAGTGGTGGCCGAGGCTCTCCCCGTCCttgcgaagccgaaggaggcgacggcgtAGCGCGGGATGGACGGGAGCGGCAACGATTGGTGGCTGGAGGCGGCGAGTAGAGGTGGTGGCTCGGTTTGGTGGTGGAATGGGAATTTCGGTGGCGGTTTGGGGAGGAAAAGTGGATGCAGGGGTGCAGCACGGCGTGGTGAAactagtggcggcggcggcgcgtcgcggCAGTGGCTAGGGAGGCGGTGGTGAGCGGctggaggcgacggcggagagaggtggTGCACGAGGCGGCGATGTTCTGGAGGTagagaggggaaatggagtaGGGGCCGGGGTGCAGCACGGCGCCGCGAagccgacggtggtggcggattGGTGCGACAGTGGGTGGAGCAGCGGGAAAAGGTGGCCGGTGaactccggcgagcggcggcggctcggcttggcgaGGGGAGAGCGGGCGAGAGCGCGGGGAGCTCGGGAAAGTTGGGGAAATGGGAGAGGAGAGCACGGGGATCGTTTTTATAGCCTCGAGAGTCGACGGGGAGGCCGGTTGGCGACGGATTTGAAGGGGGAAAGGGGCGCCGGTGACGTGGGTGAGTGGGGCAGTTTGGCGCCGGTTTTGGAGGGGAGAAGTGGGGGAAATGGGCGCGGGGTGAATGATACCGGTCCACGCGCACACGGGGTGGGGTGGAGAGCGGAGgaagcggcgacgtggggatggaggccggcggccatgggccATGGCAGTTGCGGGAGGGGAGGCTGGAGGTAGGGGACggcgctgacatgtggggcctcgggtcccacatgtcggctggagagagagaggggggagggaaaCCGGGGACGCAAAGCAGACTTTTCTCAAGGCGTgggccggccgagagagggaggaggcgcgcggcccgcgggaggggaaggaggggttgggccgaaaatggcccaagggggatggagggagattttatttgttttctttttattttatttgattatATGAACTTTGTATTGTTATagttatttcttgagctccgaaaattcacggaaaattccggagagtacattagggcacaaagaatattacaaaatattcccggccatgatttttaaaggaaattttaaatTCCCTCATTATTTCACTttattaaattgctttaacttttatttaatttctagaaaatgcattattaaatgattttttaatCCCGaccgaaaatcggggcgttacctCCATCCAATCctcttattccggcccattaagcgtgcgaccctgtagttTCATATATACTcagctgtaacccgaaaactcattttcggtccacgcgtcaacagcggcccctagcagaacgtattgactcaccgggcatacataaagatcatatcggctgaacctctagtgtatacttgtatgaacccctttgcctcacgatatcgattaagttcaaggctagatatatgccatcctctaatagctcaatcattcactcgaacctgtcgatagattatataacttgtgattgactcctcaatcacctttggcatggccatgcacttccataatctacaacatcgaggggcccagagatatctcttcataggaggggcaaatcccatgttgattattcatatcccactacatgtttcatagcatacccgaaaactacttttataactacccaattacggagtagcgtttagcagtctctaagtaagctactacacatgttgggaatcATGATAATCTCaagtctaaggattcaacaccaacactaaatgagatcactgatgacacaacataTATGGTTCTtacagtgtctcatgttgggtctatcgaACAATATGTTCACTAACATGTgcccacattattaatttggtatctctataccatgatccaacATGTGCCCACattatcaattaatacatgtgctgatcatctatacatatttgttccacatatgatatttgatcagtgatcctttagaaatagcaacacataacataaagagtcttatgaaagaatcacacattcattaaccaataataagtttatctatttcaaggaacaaagtcggataaatatgtaaacatagtgtgTGATATAATCATCTCTATGAtagcctctagggcatatcactaacaagTTAAGataacattaattaattagttataataattaagaatctgatgcatatatatattattaataagatgagacgacgacgatggtggatgcatggatgacgatcgatcgatgatggGTGAGAGATGGAGGGCAGCAGCAGGGGTGGTGGATCGATCGATATGATGAAGAATGAATTAGTAGGGCTTGACGCCGACGTAGTTGCCGGGCGGCCAGTAGCTGCAGACCATGATGGTGTCGCCGGAGGTGCAGACGACGCGGCCGCAGCCGACGGCGGTGGTGTTCTTCCAGACGATGGCGGTGTAGTGGGTGCACATGGCGCCGGCCTTGCAGCTGTTGGATTTGTAGTCGTAGCTCTTCTTCTCGTCGCTCCACTCGTCCACCGTCTTCTTCCACGTCCACTGCTTCCCCGTCCCGAACATCATGTTCTCCCCGTAGGGGCCATGAGAGTGCTCCAGCTGGCAATCCCCTCTCCTCAAATCCGCGTACTCCTGCGCGTACTTCGCCAGCGTCGCGTTCCACCTGCCATTATTATATATGCCATTGTCGATCATCGCCATTGCCATTGGCATTCCATCGAACAGCTTGCGTGCGTGCATGATGCTTACACTATGGGTGGCACGTGCTCCCTCGTGCGGAACATGTTGTGCTCCCTCACGATGTCGCTGATCGCCTTCTCGTTCAGCCCGTCCttctgctcctccgccgccggagtgTTGCTGGTCGCCGGGGCGTACGGGTCATTGGAAGGAGGCTTtggcaccgccgtcgccggggaAGAAGGCTGCACCGGCGCCGGCACCACGCCTGCTGGCGCCGCCGGGGAAGAAGGCTGCACCGGCGCCGGCACCACGCCTGCTGGCGCCGCCGGGGAAGAAGGCTGGTTCACCGGCACCACGCCTGGCGCCGCCGGAGCATACTCCTTATTCGAAGGAGGAGACGTCGACGGCGTCGCCGGAACAGCTGGCttgggcgccgccggcgggacGCAATTGTCCTTTTGGACCGCCGCGACCGTCGGCGGCTCCTCCGGCTTCTTCGGCTGGGTCGTCGCGTAGTAATCCACCTGCACCTCcttcgacggcggcgatgatcCTGCCGCGCCAGCGCCGCCCTTGGCCGGCAGGACCTGCGCCGCCGGCAGAGACTTGGGAGGATTCCCCTCGTCGTTGGGATCCGGAATCCATGGCACGTCCTGGTAGAATTGCCCGGCGTCCGCCTTCTCCAGCACCGGCTTCATGACGGCAGTCACCCCCGGCGCGGAGTTCGCCGCGCCGGCGGTGAAGCCGGTGACCAGAGCGGccgcggcgtcctcctcctcggcggcgtccTCCGCCTCGGcagccgccgtctccgccgcca
This genomic window from Oryza sativa Japonica Group chromosome 12, ASM3414082v1 contains:
- the LOC4352877 gene encoding protein PRY2, with product MDKMMRTVIAAVVVGLLAAAHTATTAPEQSYGGATATVAPKQPAAGEDVNKALAAETAAAEAEDAAEEEDAAAALVTGFTAGAANSAPGVTAVMKPVLEKADAGQFYQDVPWIPDPNDEGNPPKSLPAAQVLPAKGGAGAAGSSPPSKEVQVDYYATTQPKKPEEPPTVAAVQKDNCVPPAAPKPAVPATPSTSPPSNKEYAPAAPGVVPVNQPSSPAAPAGVVPAPVQPSSPAAPAGVVPAPVQPSSPATAVPKPPSNDPYAPATSNTPAAEEQKDGLNEKAISDIVREHNMFRTREHVPPIVWNATLAKYAQEYADLRRGDCQLEHSHGPYGENMMFGTGKQWTWKKTVDEWSDEKKSYDYKSNSCKAGAMCTHYTAIVWKNTTAVGCGRVVCTSGDTIMVCSYWPPGNYVGVKPY